Proteins co-encoded in one Lysobacter solisilvae genomic window:
- the murC gene encoding UDP-N-acetylmuramate--L-alanine ligase, with protein sequence MQHTGELIAQGGAGARVHFVGIGGVGMSGIAEVLCTLGYKVSGSDMAENAVTRRLSSLGIEVVRGHAAANVLGCDCIVVSSAIRPDNPELMEARSQRIPIVPRAEMLAELMRFKRGIAVAGTHGKTTTTSLTASVLAEGGLDPTFVIGGQLLAAGANARLGKGDWLVAEADESDGSFLRLHPQMAVVTNIDADHLENYGGDFGKVKAAFDEFLHHLPFYGLAVLCIDDAEVAALAKNTTRHVITYGFAEQADVRAEDVSQQGARMMFMLSLPDGTRTPIRLALPGRHNVQNALAAAAVGWQLGVPAQAIANALEHFAGIGRRFNLLAQLQAPRGMVTLVDDYGHHPKELEAVFAAARGGWPDKRLVVAFQPHRYSRTRDLFDEFASVLSTVDTLVLTEVYPAGEAPIAGADAKSLARAIRARGRIDPVVVNGAADLAAVLPDVLADGDLLLMMGAGDIGHAAQHIAAHGFSGERK encoded by the coding sequence ATGCAGCACACCGGCGAACTGATCGCCCAGGGTGGTGCAGGCGCGCGCGTGCACTTCGTCGGCATCGGCGGCGTGGGCATGAGCGGCATCGCCGAAGTGCTGTGCACGCTGGGCTACAAGGTGTCCGGCTCGGACATGGCCGAGAACGCGGTCACCCGGCGGCTGTCGTCGCTGGGGATCGAGGTCGTGCGCGGGCATGCCGCCGCCAACGTGCTGGGCTGCGATTGCATCGTCGTGTCCTCGGCGATCAGGCCGGACAACCCCGAACTGATGGAAGCCCGCTCGCAGCGCATTCCGATCGTGCCGCGCGCGGAAATGCTGGCCGAGCTGATGCGCTTCAAGCGCGGCATCGCGGTGGCCGGCACGCACGGCAAGACCACGACCACCTCGCTCACCGCCAGCGTGCTCGCCGAAGGCGGCCTGGACCCCACCTTCGTCATCGGCGGCCAGCTGCTCGCCGCCGGCGCCAATGCCCGCCTGGGCAAGGGCGACTGGCTGGTGGCCGAGGCCGACGAGAGCGACGGCAGCTTCCTGCGCCTGCATCCGCAGATGGCCGTGGTCACCAACATCGACGCCGACCATCTGGAAAACTATGGCGGCGACTTCGGCAAGGTGAAGGCCGCGTTCGACGAATTCCTGCACCACCTGCCGTTCTACGGGCTGGCCGTGCTGTGCATCGACGACGCGGAAGTCGCCGCGCTGGCGAAGAACACCACGCGCCATGTCATCACCTATGGCTTCGCCGAGCAGGCCGACGTGCGCGCCGAGGACGTCAGCCAGCAGGGCGCGCGGATGATGTTCATGCTGAGCCTGCCCGACGGCACCCGCACCCCGATCCGGCTGGCGCTGCCCGGCCGGCACAACGTGCAGAACGCGCTGGCGGCGGCGGCCGTGGGCTGGCAGCTGGGCGTGCCGGCGCAGGCGATCGCCAACGCGCTGGAGCACTTCGCCGGGATCGGCCGCCGCTTCAATCTGCTGGCGCAATTGCAGGCGCCGCGCGGCATGGTGACCCTGGTCGACGACTACGGCCACCATCCCAAGGAACTGGAAGCGGTCTTCGCCGCCGCGCGCGGGGGCTGGCCGGACAAGCGCCTGGTCGTGGCCTTCCAGCCGCATCGCTACAGCCGCACCCGCGACCTGTTCGACGAATTCGCCTCCGTGCTGTCCACGGTCGACACCCTGGTGCTGACGGAGGTCTATCCCGCGGGCGAGGCCCCCATCGCCGGCGCGGACGCCAAGTCGCTGGCGCGCGCCATCCGCGCGCGCGGCCGCATCGATCCCGTCGTGGTGAATGGCGCGGCCGACCTGGCCGCCGTGCTGCCCGACGTCCTCGCCGATGGCGACCTGCTGCTGATGATGGGCGCGGGCGACATCGGCCATGCCGCGCAGCACATCGCCGCGCACGGCTTTTCCGGAGAACGCAAGTGA
- the mraY gene encoding phospho-N-acetylmuramoyl-pentapeptide-transferase: protein MLLELFRWLEQLQSLFGLFGYLTFRGILAALTALGLSLWWGPAVIRRLAQLKGGQPIRKDGPQSHFSKAGTPTMGGALILLTVLASVLLWGDLRNRYVWLVLAVMVAFGWIGWWDDWIKIVKRDPNGMKSRWKYLLQSLFGLGAGLFLYYTADVPAATTFYIPFFKAVALPLVSISFVAIAYLWIVGFSNAVNLTDGLDGLAIMPTVLVACALGVFAYASGNAVFSEYLQIPQVKGAGELVIICAAIAGAGLGFLWFNTYPAMVFMGDIGALALGAVLGCVAVIVRQELVLVIMGGVFVIETLSVMIQVASFKLTGKRVFRMAPIHHHFELKGWPEPRVIVRFWIISVILVLVGLATLKVR from the coding sequence ATGCTGCTTGAACTCTTCCGCTGGCTCGAACAGCTGCAAAGCCTCTTCGGCCTGTTCGGCTATCTCACCTTCCGCGGCATCCTGGCCGCGCTGACGGCGTTGGGGCTGTCGCTGTGGTGGGGCCCGGCGGTGATCCGGCGCCTGGCCCAGCTCAAGGGTGGCCAGCCGATCCGCAAGGACGGCCCGCAGTCGCACTTCTCCAAGGCCGGCACGCCGACCATGGGCGGCGCGCTGATCCTGCTCACGGTCCTGGCCTCGGTGCTGCTGTGGGGCGACCTGCGCAACCGCTACGTCTGGCTGGTGCTGGCGGTGATGGTGGCCTTCGGCTGGATCGGCTGGTGGGACGACTGGATCAAGATCGTCAAGCGCGATCCCAACGGCATGAAGTCGCGCTGGAAATACCTGCTGCAGTCGCTGTTCGGACTGGGCGCGGGTTTGTTCCTCTACTACACCGCCGACGTGCCGGCGGCGACGACGTTCTATATCCCCTTCTTCAAGGCCGTGGCGCTGCCGCTGGTGTCGATCAGCTTCGTGGCGATCGCCTACCTGTGGATCGTCGGCTTCTCCAACGCGGTCAACCTCACCGACGGGCTGGACGGGCTGGCGATCATGCCGACCGTGCTGGTCGCCTGCGCGCTGGGCGTGTTCGCCTACGCGTCCGGCAACGCGGTGTTCTCCGAATACCTGCAGATCCCGCAGGTGAAGGGCGCGGGCGAACTGGTGATCATCTGCGCGGCCATCGCCGGCGCGGGCCTGGGCTTCCTGTGGTTCAACACCTATCCGGCCATGGTGTTCATGGGCGACATCGGCGCGCTGGCGCTGGGCGCCGTGCTGGGCTGCGTGGCGGTGATCGTGCGCCAGGAGCTGGTGCTGGTGATCATGGGCGGCGTGTTCGTGATCGAGACGCTCTCGGTGATGATCCAGGTCGCCTCGTTCAAGCTCACCGGCAAGCGTGTGTTCCGCATGGCGCCGATCCACCACCACTTCGAGCTGAAGGGCTGGCCGGAGCCGCGCGTGATCGTGCGCTTCTGGATCATCTCGGTGATCCTCGTCCTGGTCGGCCTGGCCACGCTGAAGGTGCGTTGA
- a CDS encoding cell division protein FtsQ/DivIB, with translation MNALLRIVGWVLALALVVLPVVAVLNGWVGAGHWPLTRLRATGEFRRVDGAQLRQTLSPFARRGFFAVDLDAAQTAVARLPWVESAEVRKRWPDVLEVRIVEHQPFAHWGDKRLLSAHGRLFPEQGTPAPRGLPSFRAPDARADEVVALYNESRELLAPVGLDVRAVELDPRGSWTLTLDNGARVILGRSQARARLSRFVRLLPQLMSEDAQRLDRADLRYTNGFALVWASLPQTRDGDDAPRDNGSAPLRPALPAPVDDAPAPPTARLRLPPSPFTAPAASLLETA, from the coding sequence GTGAACGCGCTGCTGCGCATCGTCGGGTGGGTCCTCGCGCTGGCGCTGGTCGTGCTGCCGGTCGTGGCCGTGCTCAACGGCTGGGTCGGTGCGGGCCACTGGCCGCTGACCCGGCTGCGCGCGACGGGCGAGTTCCGTCGCGTCGACGGCGCGCAGCTGCGGCAGACGCTGTCCCCGTTCGCCCGCCGCGGCTTCTTCGCCGTCGACCTGGACGCCGCGCAGACGGCCGTCGCGCGGCTGCCATGGGTGGAGTCTGCCGAAGTGCGCAAGCGCTGGCCCGACGTGCTGGAGGTGCGCATCGTCGAGCACCAGCCCTTCGCGCATTGGGGCGACAAGCGCCTGCTGTCGGCCCACGGCCGGCTGTTCCCGGAGCAGGGCACCCCCGCACCGCGCGGCCTGCCGTCGTTCCGCGCACCCGATGCCCGCGCCGACGAGGTGGTCGCGCTCTACAACGAGTCGCGCGAGCTGCTGGCCCCGGTCGGCCTGGACGTGCGCGCAGTGGAACTCGACCCGCGCGGCAGCTGGACGCTCACCTTGGACAACGGTGCGCGGGTGATCCTCGGCCGCAGCCAGGCGCGGGCACGGTTGAGCCGCTTTGTCCGGCTGCTGCCGCAGCTCATGAGCGAGGACGCGCAGCGGCTCGATCGCGCGGACCTGCGTTACACCAATGGATTCGCACTGGTCTGGGCGTCGTTGCCGCAGACGCGGGATGGCGACGACGCGCCCCGCGACAACGGGTCGGCGCCGCTGCGGCCTGCGCTGCCGGCCCCGGTCGACGACGCGCCCGCACCTCCGACCGCACGCCTTCGGCTTCCGCCATCCCCCTTCACCGCTCCCGCTGCATCGCTTCTGGAAACTGCATGA
- a CDS encoding D-alanine--D-alanine ligase, translating to MPLLPPRVRDAAVFGRVAVLMGGTSSEREVSLDSGRNVLEALRSRGVDAFAVDGIPALIDAIRHGGVDRVFNILHGNKGGGEDGVLQGLLEALGVPYTGSNVLGSSLSMDKIRTKQVWLSLGLPTPRYVRLSKGDDVHEAARELGLPVILKPSCEGSSVGVSRVFDDAGLDAAMDLAARYPGEMLMEQMIVGDELTVGVLGDGAMHHALPSIRIVPKGEWYDYNAKYIAEDTQYLCPGLSGQDETEIRQVALEAFVAAGCRGWGRVDVMRDRSTGRFFLLEVNTAPGMTSHSLVPKAARQVGVSFEELCWRILEQTVLASTTEAAA from the coding sequence CTGCCGCTGCTTCCGCCGCGCGTACGCGACGCCGCCGTGTTCGGCCGCGTCGCCGTGCTCATGGGCGGCACCAGTTCCGAGCGCGAGGTGTCGCTGGACTCGGGCCGCAACGTGCTCGAGGCGCTGCGCAGCCGCGGCGTCGACGCGTTCGCGGTGGACGGCATCCCCGCGCTGATCGACGCCATCCGCCACGGCGGCGTCGACCGTGTGTTCAACATCCTGCACGGCAACAAGGGCGGTGGTGAGGACGGCGTGCTGCAGGGACTGCTCGAAGCGCTGGGCGTGCCCTATACCGGTTCCAACGTGCTGGGCTCCTCGCTGAGCATGGACAAGATCCGCACCAAGCAGGTGTGGCTGTCGCTGGGCCTGCCCACGCCGCGTTACGTGCGCCTGTCCAAGGGCGACGACGTCCACGAGGCCGCGCGTGAGCTGGGCCTGCCGGTGATCCTCAAGCCCTCGTGCGAAGGTTCCAGCGTGGGCGTCTCGCGCGTGTTCGACGACGCCGGCCTCGATGCGGCGATGGACCTGGCCGCGCGCTATCCCGGCGAGATGCTGATGGAGCAGATGATCGTCGGCGACGAGCTGACGGTGGGCGTGCTCGGCGACGGCGCCATGCACCACGCGCTGCCCTCGATCAGGATCGTGCCCAAGGGCGAGTGGTACGACTACAACGCCAAGTACATCGCCGAGGACACGCAGTACCTGTGCCCCGGCCTGAGCGGCCAGGACGAGACCGAGATCCGCCAGGTCGCGCTGGAGGCCTTCGTCGCCGCCGGCTGCCGCGGCTGGGGCCGTGTGGACGTCATGCGCGACCGCAGCACGGGCCGCTTCTTCCTGCTGGAGGTCAACACCGCGCCGGGCATGACCAGCCACTCGCTGGTACCCAAGGCCGCGCGCCAGGTCGGCGTGTCGTTCGAGGAGCTGTGCTGGCGCATTCTCGAGCAGACCGTGCTGGCCTCGACGACGGAGGCCGCCGCGTAG
- the ftsW gene encoding putative lipid II flippase FtsW: protein MTDSARQATRLDALGGRFDPWLLAVTCTLACVGVVMVGSSSIAIAEGLDVGPFYFLTRHIVFLAAGVGLAAWMMRTELKAIEQRSQWLLLACFVLLLLVFVPGVGKSVNGARRWLNLGISNFQAVEAVKLLFIVWLASYLKRFSEDLAATWSAMLKPIGVAVAMVGLLLLQPDFGSSSLILAVAAGMLVLGGVNMPRMFGPVLVLLPLLAVIAIAEPYRVARLTSFRNPWADPFNTGYQLTNALMAVGRGEWTGVGLGASVQKLSYLPEAHTDFIMAVIAEELGFVGVCLVIGLYVALAGRAFWIGLQCVEMRRHFAGYCAFGIALWMSLQSFVSIGVNLGLLPTKGLTLPLISSGGSSVLMTSMALGLLLRVSYELDRAQRQVARLRGEAQQVSTGVPAASQPLPVVTSKAAGEGRGTSRLRQRVEPVFGRTA, encoded by the coding sequence ATGACCGACTCCGCGCGCCAAGCCACCCGACTCGACGCCCTCGGCGGCCGGTTTGATCCGTGGCTGCTCGCGGTGACGTGCACGCTGGCCTGCGTGGGCGTGGTGATGGTGGGCTCCAGTTCGATCGCGATCGCCGAAGGCCTGGACGTCGGACCGTTCTACTTCCTGACCCGCCACATCGTCTTCCTCGCCGCCGGCGTGGGCCTGGCCGCGTGGATGATGCGCACCGAGCTCAAGGCGATCGAACAGCGCAGCCAGTGGCTGCTGCTGGCCTGCTTCGTCCTGCTGCTGCTGGTGTTCGTCCCGGGCGTCGGCAAGAGCGTCAACGGCGCGCGTCGCTGGCTCAACCTGGGCATTTCCAACTTCCAGGCCGTCGAAGCGGTCAAGCTGCTCTTCATCGTCTGGCTGGCCAGCTACCTCAAGCGCTTCAGCGAGGACCTGGCCGCGACGTGGTCGGCGATGCTCAAGCCGATCGGCGTGGCGGTGGCCATGGTCGGACTGCTGCTGCTGCAGCCCGACTTCGGATCCTCGTCCCTGATCCTGGCCGTCGCCGCCGGCATGCTGGTGCTGGGTGGCGTCAACATGCCGCGCATGTTCGGTCCAGTGCTGGTGCTGCTGCCGCTGCTGGCCGTCATCGCCATCGCCGAGCCGTACCGCGTCGCGCGCCTGACCTCCTTCCGCAATCCGTGGGCCGACCCGTTCAACACGGGCTACCAGCTCACCAACGCACTGATGGCAGTCGGCCGCGGTGAATGGACGGGCGTGGGCCTGGGCGCCTCGGTGCAGAAGCTGTCCTACCTGCCTGAAGCGCATACCGACTTCATCATGGCCGTGATCGCCGAGGAACTGGGTTTCGTCGGCGTCTGCCTGGTGATCGGCCTGTACGTGGCGCTGGCCGGCCGCGCGTTCTGGATCGGACTGCAGTGCGTGGAGATGCGGCGCCACTTCGCCGGCTACTGCGCCTTCGGCATCGCGTTGTGGATGTCGCTGCAGAGCTTCGTCTCCATCGGCGTCAACCTGGGCCTGCTGCCGACCAAGGGCCTGACCCTGCCGCTGATTTCCTCGGGTGGTTCCAGCGTGCTGATGACCAGCATGGCGCTGGGCCTGCTGCTGCGCGTGTCCTACGAGCTCGATCGCGCGCAGCGCCAGGTCGCGCGTCTGCGCGGCGAAGCGCAGCAGGTGTCCACGGGCGTGCCCGCGGCGTCGCAGCCCCTGCCGGTGGTCACCAGCAAGGCCGCCGGCGAAGGCCGGGGCACCAGCCGGTTGCGCCAGCGCGTGGAACCGGTGTTCGGGAGGACCGCATGA
- the murG gene encoding undecaprenyldiphospho-muramoylpentapeptide beta-N-acetylglucosaminyltransferase produces MSVYAPGEERPVLILAGGTGGHIFPGLAVAKALRDRDVPVAWLGSAGGMETRLVPQHGIRIDTIAISGVRGKGMAALVAAPMKLIQAVRAARFAIRHRQPRAVVSFGGFAAGPGGLAARLEGVPLIVHEQNRAPGLTNRVLARLARRVLTGFPQTFPGEEVVGNPVRAEIAAIAEPVQRFAQRQGPLRLLVLGGSQGARALNAAVPKALASLRAAHAFEVRHQCGEKLRADALQAYSQAGVEASIEPFIADMAAAYAWADIVVCRSGALTLAELCAVGVGSVLVPFPQAVDDHQTKNAQFLVDRGAAQLLPQGDDLAQRLSATLEILADRHLLLPMALAARALAKPDAAQSVADIVMEEAR; encoded by the coding sequence ATGAGCGTCTATGCGCCAGGCGAAGAGCGTCCCGTGCTGATCCTGGCGGGCGGCACCGGTGGGCACATCTTTCCCGGGCTCGCGGTGGCCAAGGCGCTGCGCGACCGCGACGTGCCGGTGGCATGGCTGGGCAGCGCGGGTGGCATGGAAACGCGCCTGGTGCCACAGCACGGCATCCGCATCGACACCATCGCCATCAGCGGCGTGCGCGGAAAGGGCATGGCAGCGCTGGTGGCCGCGCCGATGAAGCTGATCCAGGCGGTGCGCGCCGCGCGCTTCGCCATCCGCCATCGCCAGCCGCGCGCCGTGGTGAGCTTTGGTGGCTTCGCCGCCGGTCCCGGTGGCCTGGCCGCGCGGCTTGAAGGCGTGCCGCTGATCGTGCACGAACAGAACCGCGCGCCGGGCCTGACCAATCGCGTGCTGGCGCGCTTGGCGCGCCGCGTGCTGACGGGGTTCCCGCAGACCTTCCCGGGCGAGGAAGTGGTGGGCAATCCCGTCCGCGCCGAGATCGCGGCGATCGCCGAGCCGGTGCAGCGCTTCGCGCAGCGCCAGGGACCGTTGCGCCTGCTCGTGCTCGGCGGCAGCCAGGGCGCGCGCGCGCTCAATGCGGCGGTGCCCAAGGCGCTGGCGAGCCTGCGGGCCGCGCATGCATTCGAAGTGAGGCACCAGTGCGGCGAGAAGCTGCGCGCCGATGCCCTGCAGGCCTACTCGCAGGCCGGCGTCGAGGCCTCGATCGAGCCCTTCATCGCCGACATGGCCGCCGCCTATGCCTGGGCCGACATCGTGGTGTGCCGCTCCGGCGCGCTGACGCTGGCGGAACTGTGCGCCGTGGGCGTGGGCAGCGTACTGGTGCCCTTCCCGCAGGCGGTGGACGACCACCAGACCAAGAACGCGCAGTTCCTCGTCGACCGCGGCGCGGCGCAGCTGCTGCCGCAGGGCGACGATCTGGCCCAGCGCCTGTCGGCCACGCTGGAAATACTCGCCGACCGCCACCTGCTGCTGCCCATGGCGCTCGCGGCCCGCGCGCTGGCCAAGCCGGACGCCGCGCAGTCGGTCGCCGACATCGTGATGGAGGAGGCGCGATGA